The genomic DNA ATATATATATAATAGCGCAATTTAGGTAAATTTAGCTATATACAAATGCCAAAAGTCGACTTCAGTCAGTTTTTAATGCGAGCCGAGCCCACAGAAACCAGTCCTTCTAGTCCCGACTCACCTAGAAGACCAAGTTCTGGACAAATAATAAAATTCGTTACTGATCAACTTCGAGATCCAAAGAATCGTCCAAATAATGTACTGCTTGCATTACCACCTGAGCAAAGTGTAGGCCCGACTGTAGCTACTATAAATAGAGAACAGAACATTATCGAACAACAAGAGTACGCTCTATCATCATATTTTGGAATGAGCACAGCATTTCCCACGGTAGAGAATAGTTTGGTGTGGAAGTCACAAGAGTCCTATTCTCTTGTGATGGGTATTTTATGGCAAATGTTTGATCAAAATGAACCACAAGTAGATGATGGATTTATTTATCCATTACGTTGGAAATGTACAAGCGACAATCCCAACCTTGAGTTAAGAGAAGTTCAGGCCGCTATTCTTAAGACAATGCATACACTTTATAATGCATCACCGCCGGAAAACAATCAAACAAGTATTGAAATGATCGGACTTCCACCTAGAGCAGCTTAATAAATTCAATCCCCCTACGCTCCCGCCCTTAAAAGCTCCTTCAGATTCTTAAGCCCGATAACACCGGCAGGAGATTTAGTCGAACCCTTGGTAACTTTAATGTCTGCATAAGCAGAAGTATAAAACTTTTTATAACCTATTTTTTTCATAGCATTAACCCGCTTTGAAAGCATGTCGGGAGCACGCACAATTCCGCTAAGCGAAATCTCCCCTGAAAAAATCGCATCTTTTGGAATAATCTTCCCCTTAAGCGATGAAATAATAGCAACGGCAGTAGCAAGGTCAATATAAGGCTCTTTAACAAAGAGCCCGCCGGCAATATTTACAAAAATATCGTACTTACCAAGCGGAAGTCTAAGCACTTTTGAAAGCACGGCCACAATGATTTCAAGCCGCTGTTTAGTTATTCCATGGGCCATTCTACGTGGCATTTGATAAACGGATTCAACCACCAACCCTTGCACTTCAACAGCCAAAACCCTGCTACCTTCAAGAATTGAGGCCATAACACTACCTGCGGTATTCTCACCAACTGCAGCAAAAATGTTAAATGTATTATCGATATCGGAAAAGCCTGATTCTTTCATTTCTAAAAGACCAACTTCCATAGTTGAACCAAACCTGTTTTTGGCTGCCCTAAGCACACGCACGGTACTATTGGGAAGAGATTCCAGATATAAAACAGCATCAACCATATGTTCGACAAGTTTGGGCCCAGCAGTAAAACCGTCTTTAGTAACCTGCCCAACAATTACCGAAATAATACCCTTTTCCCTTGTGGCTTGCACAATTTTACTGCACACAATCCGAGATTGGCTTACCCCACCGGGTATACCTGTAGACTCGTCGGACGATAGTGCCTGAAGTGAGTCCCATACAACCAGTTGACCGGTCTTGGGTTTAATTTTTGAAATGATTTCTTCAACGCTGCGCCCTTCAACAAGCTTTACGTCCTCGGGTAATTTTTTACCGGCAATTCGTTCTATCCGTTTGGCAACCTGGGTAAGACTTTCCTCTGCCGTAACATAATACCCGCCACCCTTTTGAGAAAGCAAACTGGCTAGTGCAAGCGTAGATTTACCAATACCCGGCTCACCGCTTAAAAGCACTGCAGATGCCGATACAAATCCTCCACCCAAAACAAGATCAAATTCGGAAAATCCACTTGAGGTTCTAATATCGGTAGACAAGTCAACGTCAGCAACACTTTTTACTGTAGCCTTGCGGGCGCCAGCCTTTGTACTTTTGGTAGCATCGGCCGTAAGCCGGCCACTGCCTTCACTTTCACTCTCGGAAAATGGAGTCAATGTACCCCATGCACCACACGCTTGGCATTTGCCTGTCCATCCAAGACTTTCGGCTCCGCATTCTGTGCAAACGTAGATATCTTTTTTCATTTGGTTGGTTGTTAGTTATTCGTAGGGACAGGTTTTAACCTGTCTTTAATACCAACCAATGTTATCAGATTACAAGGATATATTTAAGGGGCCAATATTCACATGATGACAAAATTGCCAATTACAAATCGGGAAAACAGAGACAAGTTAAAAACTTGTCCCTACGGCTACGGCATTTCGTCAACGGTGACCCGTTATCCGGTTGAATTCACGGTAACTCGTCCCCTATCGACCGTAATTGGCAATTCAACCCGCTTTG from Candidatus Dojkabacteria bacterium includes the following:
- the radA gene encoding DNA repair protein RadA produces the protein MKKDIYVCTECGAESLGWTGKCQACGAWGTLTPFSESESEGSGRLTADATKSTKAGARKATVKSVADVDLSTDIRTSSGFSEFDLVLGGGFVSASAVLLSGEPGIGKSTLALASLLSQKGGGYYVTAEESLTQVAKRIERIAGKKLPEDVKLVEGRSVEEIISKIKPKTGQLVVWDSLQALSSDESTGIPGGVSQSRIVCSKIVQATREKGIISVIVGQVTKDGFTAGPKLVEHMVDAVLYLESLPNSTVRVLRAAKNRFGSTMEVGLLEMKESGFSDIDNTFNIFAAVGENTAGSVMASILEGSRVLAVEVQGLVVESVYQMPRRMAHGITKQRLEIIVAVLSKVLRLPLGKYDIFVNIAGGLFVKEPYIDLATAVAIISSLKGKIIPKDAIFSGEISLSGIVRAPDMLSKRVNAMKKIGYKKFYTSAYADIKVTKGSTKSPAGVIGLKNLKELLRAGA